Proteins found in one Corynebacterium zhongnanshanii genomic segment:
- a CDS encoding phosphotransferase has protein sequence MSASESLIESTVSVAEELLSTRFGGTAELSNPEDLGGSGVATVLRCRVAPNPFLQERSVVIKRLPLDTEAEPSDGAEAARVRGDELSPNQVALIREVVAYQYTNTLSEAARPGPLLLAYSIDERVLILSDEGDGENFTDVLNYFSDNDRQQAVRKLGKALGRMHAHTFGDTEAFTVLYRRQCHKHQLDPAQLEEFDLNIPELIRGGMGLLEHIDPEIDPVVTELAERAADHQQRPDFQAFTPFDLAPDNIMLTKNVVFLDYEWARFREVTFDVACVIAGFPQDNSTPALTDEEAREFLASWRAEIAPSWPEIRDDETLRTVILSALIGWSYMSLMILYYGRLAIDQHAEEILKGANLGLVEGTHGLKQLGSDQLEDLATTVDAVLRFAENQPCVYTPAVVAYTGRLIAALKRMGATPKFRDA, from the coding sequence GTGTCTGCCTCTGAGTCCTTAATCGAGTCAACTGTTTCGGTAGCCGAAGAGCTGCTGTCCACACGCTTTGGTGGTACGGCCGAGCTGTCCAATCCGGAGGATTTGGGCGGCTCGGGCGTGGCGACGGTTCTTCGCTGCCGCGTGGCACCGAACCCGTTCCTCCAGGAGCGGTCCGTGGTCATTAAGCGCTTGCCGTTAGATACCGAGGCAGAGCCTAGCGATGGGGCAGAGGCAGCTCGTGTACGCGGTGACGAGTTGAGCCCTAACCAGGTGGCCTTGATCCGTGAAGTAGTGGCGTACCAGTACACCAACACCTTGTCCGAGGCCGCCCGGCCGGGTCCATTGTTGCTTGCGTACTCCATTGATGAGCGCGTCCTAATCCTCTCGGACGAGGGGGACGGGGAGAACTTCACAGATGTTCTCAACTACTTCTCAGACAACGACCGCCAGCAGGCGGTGCGCAAGCTGGGCAAGGCGCTGGGCCGGATGCATGCCCACACGTTTGGGGATACCGAGGCGTTCACCGTGCTCTATCGGCGCCAGTGCCACAAGCACCAATTGGACCCCGCACAGCTGGAGGAGTTCGATCTCAACATTCCCGAATTGATCCGGGGCGGTATGGGATTACTGGAGCACATTGATCCGGAGATTGATCCGGTGGTGACGGAGCTGGCAGAGCGCGCCGCGGACCATCAGCAGCGCCCGGACTTCCAGGCGTTTACACCCTTCGACTTGGCACCGGACAACATCATGCTCACGAAGAACGTGGTGTTTTTGGACTACGAGTGGGCGCGCTTCCGCGAGGTGACATTCGACGTGGCCTGCGTGATTGCGGGATTCCCTCAGGACAATTCCACTCCGGCCTTGACCGACGAGGAGGCCCGGGAGTTCCTGGCCAGCTGGCGGGCGGAAATTGCACCGTCGTGGCCAGAGATCCGTGACGATGAGACGCTGCGTACTGTCATCCTCTCGGCACTCATCGGCTGGTCCTACATGTCCCTGATGATCCTGTACTACGGCCGACTGGCCATTGATCAGCACGCCGAGGAGATCTTGAAGGGCGCAAACCTCGGGTTGGTCGAGGGTACTCATGGTCTCAAGCAGCTGGGCTCTGACCAGTTGGAAGACCTGGCGACCACTGTGGATGCCGTGCTGCGGTTCGCGGAAAACCAGCCGTGCGTGTACACCCCAGCGGTGGTGGCCTACACGGGCCGGTTGATCGCGGCGTTGAAGAGGATGGGCGCCACGCCGAAGTTCCGGGACGCCTAA
- the aspS gene encoding aspartate--tRNA ligase codes for MLRTHLAGELRAENIAQEVTLTGWVGRRRDHGGVIFIDLRDRSGVAQVVFRESEVAERAHGLRSEFCIKVTGTVEARPEGSANPNLASGEIEVNVTELEILNESAALPFQIDDPSTAGGEVGEETRLKYRYLDLRRKSQGDALRLRSKVSQAARRVLDEHDFTEIETPTLTRSTPEGARDFLVPARLKPGTFYALPQSPQLFKQLLMVAGMERYYQIARCYRDEDFRADRQPEFTQLDVEMSFVDQEDVISLAEDILSAVWEQIGYTIPTPIPRITYAEAMRKYGSDKPDLRFDIEITECAEFFKDTTFRVFQAEYVGAVVMEGGASQPRRQLDAWQDWAKQRGAKGLAYILVGEDGQLAGPVAKNLTDAERAGIADHVGAKPGDCIFFAAGETKASRALLGAARGEIASKLGLIKDGDWAFTWVVDAPLFEPSADATASGDVALGNSSWTAVHHAFTSPKPEFLDTFDSDPGSALAYAYDIVCNGNEIGGGSIRIHRPDVQERVFKVMGISQEEAQEKFGFLLDAFAFGAPPHGGIAFGWDRIVSLLGGFDSIRDVIAFPKSGGGVDPLTDAPGEISAAQRKESGIDAKVKNAQHKKA; via the coding sequence TTTATCGATCTGCGGGATCGCTCCGGCGTGGCCCAGGTGGTGTTCCGCGAGTCCGAGGTTGCCGAACGCGCGCACGGCCTGCGCAGCGAGTTCTGCATCAAGGTCACCGGAACGGTGGAGGCTCGTCCGGAGGGCTCTGCGAACCCGAACCTTGCCTCGGGTGAGATTGAGGTCAATGTCACCGAGTTGGAGATCCTCAACGAGTCCGCCGCACTGCCTTTCCAGATCGATGATCCGTCCACGGCCGGTGGCGAGGTCGGCGAGGAGACCCGCCTGAAGTACCGCTACCTGGACCTGCGCCGCAAGTCCCAGGGCGATGCCCTGCGTCTGCGTTCCAAGGTGAGCCAGGCTGCCCGCCGCGTGTTGGATGAGCATGATTTCACCGAGATTGAAACCCCCACGCTGACCCGCTCCACCCCGGAGGGTGCGCGTGACTTCCTGGTACCCGCCCGCCTGAAGCCCGGAACGTTCTACGCACTGCCGCAGTCGCCTCAGCTGTTTAAGCAGCTGCTGATGGTGGCCGGTATGGAGCGTTACTACCAGATTGCTCGCTGCTACCGCGACGAGGATTTCCGTGCGGATCGCCAGCCGGAGTTTACCCAGCTGGATGTGGAGATGAGCTTCGTCGACCAGGAGGATGTGATCTCCCTGGCCGAGGACATCCTGTCTGCCGTGTGGGAGCAGATTGGCTACACGATTCCTACCCCAATTCCACGCATTACCTACGCCGAGGCGATGCGCAAGTACGGCTCCGATAAGCCGGACCTGCGTTTCGATATTGAGATCACCGAGTGCGCCGAGTTCTTCAAGGACACGACCTTCCGTGTGTTCCAGGCCGAGTACGTGGGCGCCGTGGTCATGGAGGGTGGTGCGTCGCAGCCTCGCCGCCAGCTGGATGCGTGGCAGGACTGGGCGAAGCAGCGTGGCGCCAAGGGCCTGGCCTACATCCTGGTGGGCGAGGACGGGCAGCTCGCCGGTCCTGTTGCGAAGAATCTGACCGACGCCGAGCGCGCGGGCATCGCGGACCACGTCGGAGCGAAGCCTGGCGATTGCATCTTCTTCGCCGCCGGCGAAACGAAGGCCTCCCGCGCCCTGCTGGGTGCGGCTCGCGGTGAGATCGCCTCGAAGCTGGGCCTCATCAAGGACGGCGACTGGGCCTTCACCTGGGTGGTGGACGCACCACTGTTCGAGCCATCCGCGGACGCCACGGCCTCCGGTGACGTGGCCTTGGGCAACTCCTCCTGGACCGCCGTGCACCACGCGTTTACCTCTCCGAAGCCAGAGTTCCTGGACACCTTCGATAGCGACCCAGGTTCTGCCTTGGCCTACGCCTACGACATCGTGTGCAACGGCAACGAGATCGGTGGTGGATCCATCCGTATCCACCGCCCCGATGTTCAGGAGCGTGTCTTCAAGGTCATGGGCATCAGCCAGGAGGAAGCCCAGGAGAAGTTCGGCTTCCTGCTGGACGCCTTCGCCTTTGGCGCGCCTCCTCACGGCGGTATTGCCTTTGGTTGGGACCGCATCGTGTCCCTGCTGGGTGGTTTCGATTCCATCCGCGACGTCATCGCCTTCCCGAAGTCCGGTGGTGGAGTGGATCCATTGACCGATGCTCCTGGTGAGATTTCCGCTGCTCAGCGCAAGGAATCTGGCATTGATGCAAAGGTAAAGAACGCTCAGCACAAGAAGGCCTAG